In the Chroococcidiopsis sp. SAG 2025 genome, one interval contains:
- a CDS encoding carbohydrate ABC transporter permease codes for MKLDVVQKREQKTGWILLLPALIVMLVVYAYPILRAFWLSVFTQNLGTELELVFSGLSNYGRMFNDGRFWQSLWNTTVFTTASVLSELILGIGVALVLNQAFKGRGIVRTITLIPWALPTAVMGVAWAWIFNDQYGVVNDILRRLGFIETGISWLGNPTLAMIAVILADVWKTTPFIALLLLAGLQSIPGDLYEAHSLDGATPWQSFWKITVPLLMPQIIVSLLFRFAQAFAIFDLIQVMTGGGPGGATETVSIYIYSTVMRYLDFGYGSALIVVTFLILVIAVAIASFLLTRARANAAGVR; via the coding sequence ATGAAACTCGATGTCGTACAAAAAAGAGAACAGAAAACTGGATGGATCTTACTCTTACCAGCATTAATTGTCATGTTGGTAGTGTATGCCTATCCAATTTTACGAGCGTTTTGGCTGAGCGTCTTTACGCAAAACCTGGGAACTGAATTAGAACTGGTGTTCTCCGGTTTGAGTAATTACGGGCGGATGTTCAACGACGGGCGATTCTGGCAAAGTTTGTGGAACACCACCGTGTTTACAACCGCTTCCGTGTTGTCAGAATTAATTTTAGGTATTGGTGTCGCTTTGGTACTTAACCAAGCCTTTAAAGGACGGGGAATTGTGCGGACAATTACCTTAATTCCTTGGGCTTTGCCAACAGCAGTCATGGGGGTTGCGTGGGCGTGGATTTTTAACGACCAGTATGGTGTCGTTAACGATATATTACGCCGCTTGGGATTCATTGAAACAGGGATTAGTTGGTTAGGAAATCCGACACTGGCAATGATTGCGGTCATTTTAGCTGACGTGTGGAAGACAACACCATTTATTGCATTGCTGTTGCTGGCTGGGTTGCAGTCAATTCCTGGCGACTTGTACGAAGCGCATTCTTTAGATGGTGCGACTCCGTGGCAGAGTTTTTGGAAGATTACCGTCCCCTTGTTAATGCCGCAAATAATTGTTTCTTTGTTGTTCCGTTTTGCTCAAGCTTTCGCTATCTTCGACTTAATTCAAGTTATGACTGGCGGTGGTCCTGGTGGGGCAACGGAAACGGTTTCAATTTATATCTACAGTACAGTGATGCGTTATTTAGATTTCGGCTACGGTTCGGCGTTGATTGTTGTGACATTTTTGATTTTAGTCATTGCTGTAGCGATCGCATCCTTCCTCTTAACCAGAGCGCGGGCTAATGCCGCAGGAGTACGTTAA